A stretch of the Streptomyces ortus genome encodes the following:
- a CDS encoding UBP-type zinc finger domain-containing protein translates to MTTSDTAGIDPSVPPSGTGCVECEAAQGWWFHLRRCAQCGHVGCCDDSPAKHATAHHRSTGHPFIRSFEPGEAWFWNFETSELYESGPDLAPPLSHPADQPAPGPAGRVPANWAQTLR, encoded by the coding sequence ATGACCACCTCGGACACGGCCGGAATCGACCCGAGCGTGCCGCCGAGCGGCACGGGATGCGTCGAGTGCGAGGCCGCGCAGGGCTGGTGGTTCCATCTGCGGCGCTGCGCCCAGTGCGGTCACGTCGGCTGCTGCGACGACTCCCCCGCGAAGCACGCCACGGCCCACCACCGGAGCACGGGCCACCCCTTCATCCGCAGCTTCGAGCCGGGCGAGGCCTGGTTCTGGAACTTCGAGACGTCCGAACTGTACGAGTCCGGGCCCGACCTCGCCCCGCCGCTCAGCCACCCCGCCGACCAGCCCGCGCCCGGACCTGCGGGACGGGTGCCGGCGAACTGGGCGCAGACGCTCCGCTGA
- a CDS encoding DUF6624 domain-containing protein, with the protein MSDGQPRTPAGVPAATPPPVLPGLAAALARELVRRVDDDQRATEEVHRSPTPAARRCLATCRESNAEALRAIVRRHAWPTAALVGAPASTAALMILLHAPDLAFQVACRDLIAQAVADGRCPAPHHAYIADHCAVELGQPQFYGTRIDPLTCCPYPVRRPEGLDERRRDVGLAPLDEQLRTLRLSG; encoded by the coding sequence TTGAGTGACGGACAACCGAGGACCCCGGCCGGAGTTCCCGCCGCGACCCCGCCGCCCGTGCTTCCCGGACTCGCCGCCGCTCTCGCCCGCGAACTGGTCCGCCGGGTGGACGACGACCAGCGGGCGACGGAAGAGGTGCACCGCAGTCCCACACCGGCTGCGCGGCGCTGCCTCGCGACGTGCCGTGAGAGCAACGCCGAGGCGTTACGGGCCATCGTGCGGCGCCATGCCTGGCCGACCGCGGCCCTGGTCGGCGCCCCCGCCTCGACCGCGGCCCTGATGATCCTGCTGCACGCCCCGGATCTCGCCTTCCAGGTCGCGTGCCGCGACCTGATCGCCCAGGCGGTGGCGGACGGACGCTGCCCGGCGCCGCATCACGCGTACATCGCCGACCACTGCGCGGTGGAACTGGGTCAGCCGCAGTTCTACGGGACGCGTATCGACCCCTTGACCTGCTGCCCCTATCCGGTCCGCCGGCCCGAGGGGCTCGACGAGCGGCGCCGCGACGTCGGTCTCGCCCCCCTCGACGAACAGCTGCGGACCCTGCGTCTCAGCGGGTGA
- a CDS encoding helix-turn-helix transcriptional regulator, protein MSTTAYTAPLNGPFIGPFIGRADELARLTRILDRARAGEARAVLVAGDAGVGKTRVLAEAAGYAAAAGTTVITGHCVDLGDVGLPYLPFTEILGVLAGDERFSGTLAAHPVVDRLIGHGGDGARDAGGRPQLFEGLAALLAELTRAAPLLLVLEDLHWADQSSRDLLRFLLSRGVLGGAGSAGGAPGQRLAVFASYRADDLHRRHPLRPLLAELVRLPAVERLELRPMPDGEVARLVRSQRTAPVTDATIRRIVERAEGNAFYAEELLAATSESAPGDASAVPSGLADVLLSRFEQLSPTAQQVLRTAAVAGRRVEHDLLRDAVRLPEEDLESALREAVGRQLLVAGGGPGRERDRSSGGGLSEGLGGGPGGISRNGLGGGPGGSARNGLVGGSGGSSRDGLGGNARASLGGGPDGSSRAGLGGGPGGSSRAGLVGGSGENARDRLGGGPGGSSRDGLGGDFGSGSGGGSRGGSREGAGGDSAYSFRHALIREAVYADLLPGERVRLHRAFAQVLAGRGLPAEYAAERAHHSRESHDLPDALAASLEAADHAARVRAPAEELRHLEAALDLWSAVPADARPDGYDTVTLTLRASAAAAHAGETHRAVSLTRAALARMGSDEDSELAARVRYTLAGNLMRIDSLTAAFTYSSEALAMIPADPPSRTWVWAASTHVMAARYVGHDETARDVARRALGIAEDLDIPDARADLMISLVGLEGASRTTSEGRARLREARELARRAGNTSIEMRALFNLSIGAYESGDLDECLTWLSDGLERAGRAGLLASPYPLEMRYLRSLVLYSLGQWDACVRAAESDAEGLPAAGRYAIGPALSVALARGEEGAAERARSLLDGPFDWMAALVAGILLTDAAALRHDPEAAVEQVRTSVVALTEDSGTAPDVVVRLAALALAPVADAAVAARQAGDEDGVRRWCETGAELVGMARVTAAEGEDGAPQGPEGRAWLARAEAEWARACAEPDPRAREAREAREETGVARESTQAWEKAVEAFGYGDVYEQARCRVRLAEALVAAGRREEAAGQARVAQDTAVRLGAVPLRADVERLIRRARLAETSPVAGVPALTARENDVLLLLARGRINRQIGEELFISGKTASVHVSNILAKLGAASRTEAVAIAYREGLVEPGPAASG, encoded by the coding sequence GTGTCGACCACCGCGTACACCGCGCCCCTCAACGGCCCCTTCATCGGGCCTTTCATCGGGCGTGCCGACGAGCTCGCCCGGCTGACCCGGATCCTGGACCGGGCCCGGGCCGGTGAGGCGCGGGCCGTGCTGGTCGCCGGGGACGCGGGGGTCGGCAAGACCCGGGTGCTGGCCGAGGCCGCCGGGTACGCCGCGGCGGCGGGCACGACGGTGATCACGGGGCACTGCGTGGACCTGGGTGACGTCGGTCTGCCGTATCTGCCGTTCACCGAGATCCTCGGGGTGCTCGCCGGGGACGAGCGGTTCTCCGGCACGCTGGCCGCGCATCCCGTGGTCGACCGGCTGATCGGACACGGCGGGGACGGGGCACGGGACGCGGGTGGCCGTCCGCAGCTGTTCGAGGGCCTGGCCGCGCTCCTGGCCGAACTGACCCGGGCCGCCCCGCTGTTGCTGGTCCTGGAGGACCTGCACTGGGCGGACCAGTCCTCCCGCGACCTGCTGCGTTTCCTGCTCAGCAGGGGCGTCCTCGGAGGTGCGGGAAGTGCGGGCGGCGCGCCCGGTCAGCGGCTGGCCGTCTTCGCCTCGTACCGCGCCGACGATCTGCACCGCAGACATCCCCTGCGGCCCCTGCTCGCCGAGTTGGTGCGGCTGCCCGCCGTCGAGCGGCTGGAGCTGCGGCCGATGCCCGACGGCGAGGTGGCACGGCTCGTCCGCTCGCAGCGGACCGCGCCGGTCACCGACGCCACGATCCGCCGCATCGTCGAGCGCGCCGAGGGAAACGCCTTCTACGCCGAGGAGTTGCTGGCCGCCACCTCGGAGAGCGCGCCGGGGGACGCCTCCGCCGTGCCCAGCGGTCTGGCGGACGTGCTGCTGAGCCGCTTCGAGCAGCTGTCGCCGACCGCGCAGCAGGTACTGCGCACGGCGGCGGTCGCCGGGCGCCGCGTCGAGCACGACCTGCTGCGCGACGCCGTGCGACTGCCCGAGGAGGACCTGGAGTCGGCCCTGCGCGAGGCCGTCGGCCGACAACTCCTCGTCGCCGGCGGGGGGCCGGGCAGGGAGCGCGACCGGAGTTCGGGCGGTGGTCTGAGTGAGGGCTTGGGCGGGGGGCCCGGTGGCATTTCCCGCAACGGCTTGGGCGGCGGCCCTGGCGGAAGCGCCCGCAACGGTTTGGTCGGGGGCTCCGGCGGGAGTTCCCGTGACGGCTTGGGCGGAAACGCCCGCGCCAGCCTGGGCGGGGGTCCTGATGGGAGTTCCCGCGCCGGCTTGGGCGGGGGCCCCGGCGGGAGTTCCCGTGCCGGCTTGGTCGGCGGCTCCGGCGAAAACGCCCGCGACCGCTTGGGCGGGGGTCCTGGCGGGAGTTCCCGCGACGGCCTGGGCGGCGACTTCGGGAGCGGCTCGGGTGGGGGCTCCCGGGGTGGCTCGCGTGAGGGAGCCGGTGGGGACAGTGCCTACTCCTTTCGGCACGCGCTGATTCGTGAGGCCGTTTACGCCGATCTGCTGCCGGGCGAACGCGTGCGGCTGCACCGGGCGTTCGCCCAGGTGCTGGCCGGGCGGGGCCTGCCGGCGGAATACGCCGCCGAGCGCGCGCACCACTCGCGTGAGAGCCATGACCTGCCCGACGCGCTGGCGGCCTCGCTGGAGGCCGCCGACCACGCGGCGCGGGTCCGCGCGCCCGCCGAGGAGCTGCGCCACCTGGAGGCCGCCCTCGACCTGTGGTCGGCGGTGCCCGCGGACGCGCGGCCCGACGGCTACGACACGGTCACCCTCACGCTGCGTGCCTCGGCGGCAGCCGCCCACGCGGGCGAGACCCACCGGGCGGTCTCGCTCACCCGGGCCGCACTGGCGCGCATGGGTTCGGACGAGGACTCCGAACTGGCCGCCCGGGTGCGCTACACCCTCGCGGGCAACCTCATGCGCATCGACAGCCTGACCGCCGCGTTCACGTACAGCAGTGAGGCCCTCGCGATGATCCCCGCGGACCCTCCCTCGCGTACGTGGGTGTGGGCCGCGTCCACCCACGTCATGGCGGCGCGGTACGTGGGCCACGACGAGACCGCCCGCGACGTGGCCCGCCGGGCCCTGGGCATCGCGGAGGACCTGGACATACCCGATGCCCGGGCCGACCTGATGATCTCCCTCGTCGGTCTGGAGGGGGCGAGCCGGACCACCTCCGAAGGGCGGGCCCGGCTGCGGGAGGCACGGGAGCTGGCCCGGCGCGCGGGGAACACCTCGATCGAGATGCGCGCGCTGTTCAACCTCTCCATCGGCGCGTACGAGTCCGGTGACCTCGACGAATGCCTGACCTGGCTCTCCGACGGGCTGGAGCGCGCGGGCCGTGCGGGGCTGCTCGCCTCGCCCTACCCACTGGAGATGCGCTATCTGCGCTCCCTGGTGCTCTACTCCCTGGGCCAGTGGGACGCATGCGTCCGCGCCGCGGAGAGCGACGCCGAGGGACTTCCGGCGGCGGGTCGCTACGCGATCGGCCCGGCGCTGTCGGTGGCACTGGCACGCGGTGAGGAGGGCGCGGCCGAGCGGGCCCGGTCCCTCCTCGACGGACCGTTCGACTGGATGGCCGCCCTCGTGGCGGGCATCCTCCTGACCGACGCGGCGGCCCTGCGCCACGATCCCGAGGCGGCCGTCGAACAGGTGCGTACGAGCGTCGTGGCTCTCACCGAGGACTCCGGTACGGCGCCCGATGTGGTGGTGCGGCTCGCGGCGCTCGCCCTGGCGCCGGTGGCGGACGCGGCCGTGGCCGCCCGTCAGGCGGGCGACGAGGACGGCGTGCGGCGCTGGTGCGAGACCGGGGCGGAGCTGGTGGGGATGGCCCGGGTCACGGCCGCCGAGGGCGAGGACGGTGCGCCGCAGGGTCCCGAGGGCCGGGCCTGGCTGGCGCGCGCCGAGGCCGAGTGGGCGCGCGCCTGCGCCGAGCCGGACCCACGGGCGCGGGAGGCGCGGGAGGCGCGGGAAGAGACCGGGGTCGCCCGGGAGAGCACACAGGCCTGGGAGAAGGCGGTCGAGGCGTTCGGTTACGGGGACGTCTATGAGCAGGCCCGCTGCCGGGTCCGACTCGCGGAGGCGCTGGTGGCGGCGGGGCGGCGCGAGGAAGCCGCCGGGCAGGCACGGGTGGCCCAGGACACGGCCGTCCGGCTGGGCGCCGTGCCGTTGCGCGCGGACGTGGAGCGGCTGATCCGCCGGGCCCGCCTCGCGGAGACCTCCCCGGTGGCGGGCGTCCCCGCGCTGACCGCCCGGGAGAACGACGTGCTGCTGCTCCTCGCCCGGGGCCGCATCAACCGGCAGATAGGCGAGGAACTGTTCATCAGCGGCAAGACGGCGAGCGTGCACGTCTCCAACATCCTGGCGAAGCTGGGTGCGGCGAGCCGTACGGAGGCGGTGGCGATCGCCTACCGCGAGGGACTGGTCGAGCCGGGACCGGCCGCCTCCGGCTGA